A genomic region of Aeropyrum pernix K1 contains the following coding sequences:
- the moaA gene encoding GTP 3',8-cyclase MoaA — MSLTPRVNSGGAVVADAYGRPLKDLRIAVTPECNLDCFFCHMEGATESGPMRPGSWSPVLSVEDYDIIGEAASRLGVDSFKLTGGEPLIRGDVDKIVAVLARYGEVSMTTNGILLPLKASSLKRAGLARVNVSLHSISEEVYEKITRRRAVKLALKGVEAALKAGLRVKVNMVLLRGLNEGEFWRLLRLAEDLGFDLQVIEVHPAGRGRKVLSSFRRPIDVVEERLSSMAVAVETGRLHNRRVYRLPSGVRVYLVDPVENPVFCMGCYRVRLTWDGRLLPCIYWKGPYPSVAEALKRGGSREEKVWRVMKILLEANALRRPTYLFRLHDGQEPQAPSTGRGLRLTLPGKAKAERLAYSTLKAPLIEG; from the coding sequence TTGTCTCTAACGCCTAGAGTAAACAGTGGCGGGGCTGTGGTGGCCGACGCGTACGGGAGGCCTCTGAAGGACCTCCGTATAGCCGTTACCCCGGAGTGCAACTTGGACTGCTTCTTCTGCCATATGGAGGGGGCTACGGAGTCTGGCCCCATGAGGCCGGGCAGCTGGAGTCCTGTATTGAGTGTTGAGGACTACGACATTATTGGAGAGGCGGCTAGCAGGCTGGGGGTGGACAGTTTCAAGCTGACTGGGGGGGAGCCTCTGATACGGGGTGATGTTGACAAGATAGTGGCTGTTCTCGCCAGGTACGGGGAGGTCTCCATGACCACTAACGGCATACTCCTGCCCCTCAAGGCTTCCAGCCTTAAGAGGGCTGGCCTCGCCAGGGTGAACGTCTCTCTGCACTCCATCAGCGAGGAGGTCTACGAGAAGATAACTAGGAGGCGGGCTGTGAAGCTAGCCCTGAAGGGTGTCGAAGCCGCTTTGAAGGCCGGCCTGAGGGTTAAGGTTAACATGGTCCTGCTTAGGGGTCTGAACGAGGGTGAGTTCTGGAGGCTGCTAAGGCTGGCCGAGGACCTCGGCTTCGACCTCCAGGTTATAGAGGTCCACCCGGCAGGGAGGGGTAGGAAGGTTCTCTCCAGCTTCAGAAGGCCTATAGACGTTGTGGAGGAGAGGCTGTCCTCCATGGCGGTGGCGGTGGAAACGGGGAGGCTACACAACAGGAGGGTTTACAGGCTTCCCAGCGGTGTGAGGGTGTACCTGGTTGACCCCGTGGAGAACCCGGTATTCTGTATGGGCTGTTACAGGGTGAGGCTAACCTGGGACGGCAGGCTTCTCCCCTGCATCTACTGGAAGGGGCCCTACCCGAGTGTCGCCGAGGCGCTGAAGAGGGGAGGCAGTAGGGAGGAGAAGGTGTGGAGGGTTATGAAGATTCTCCTAGAGGCCAACGCGCTTAGGAGGCCCACATACCTCTTCCGCCTGCACGACGGCCAGGAGCCCCAAGCCCCAAGTACCGGGAGAGGGCTTAGGCTTACACTGCCGGGCAAGGCTAAGGCCGAGCGCCTCGCATACTCCACCCTGAAGGCCCCCCTCATAGAAGGCTAG
- a CDS encoding Cdc6/Cdc18 family protein translates to MEEVFTAALESKIFRKRWVLLPDYVPDVLPHREAELRRLAEVLAPALRGEKPSNALLYGLTGTGKTAVARLVLRRLEARASSLGVLVKPIYVNARHRETPYRVASAIAEAVGVRVPFTGLSVGEVYERLVKRLSRLRGIYIIVLDEIDFLPKRPGGQDLLYRITRINQELGDRVWVSLVGITNSLGFVENLEPRVKSSLGEVELVFPPYTAPQLRDILETRAEEAFNPGVLDPDVVPLCAALAAREHGDARRALDLLRVAGEIAERRREERVRREHVYSARAEIERDRVSEVVRTLPLHAKLVLLSIMMLEDGGRPASTGEIYERYKELTSTLGLEHVTLRRVSGIISELDMLGIVKSRVVSRGRYGKTREVSLDADRLAVENALSEDPFVARLL, encoded by the coding sequence TTGGAGGAGGTTTTCACGGCGGCGCTGGAGAGCAAGATATTCAGGAAGCGGTGGGTGCTTCTGCCGGACTATGTGCCTGACGTGCTTCCCCATAGAGAGGCGGAGCTTAGGAGGCTCGCCGAGGTCCTGGCTCCAGCGCTGAGGGGCGAGAAGCCTAGCAACGCTCTCCTCTACGGCCTTACCGGCACGGGCAAGACGGCTGTGGCCAGGCTGGTCCTGAGGAGGCTCGAGGCCAGGGCCAGTAGCCTGGGCGTGTTGGTCAAGCCTATCTACGTCAACGCCAGGCACAGGGAGACACCCTACCGCGTAGCCTCGGCTATCGCGGAGGCGGTTGGCGTTAGAGTACCCTTTACAGGGCTCAGCGTGGGAGAAGTCTACGAGAGGCTTGTCAAGAGGCTCTCGCGCCTCAGGGGCATATACATCATAGTGCTGGACGAGATAGACTTCCTCCCCAAGAGGCCCGGGGGACAGGACCTGCTCTACAGGATAACCAGGATTAACCAGGAGCTGGGCGATAGGGTGTGGGTCAGCCTAGTAGGGATAACGAACAGCCTTGGCTTCGTCGAAAACCTGGAGCCCAGGGTCAAGAGCAGCCTCGGCGAGGTGGAGCTAGTCTTCCCCCCATACACCGCGCCGCAGCTGAGGGACATACTGGAGACTAGGGCTGAGGAGGCCTTCAACCCCGGAGTCCTCGACCCCGACGTAGTCCCCCTCTGCGCCGCCCTCGCGGCGAGGGAGCACGGCGACGCGAGGAGGGCACTAGACCTCCTCAGGGTAGCCGGGGAGATTGCTGAGAGGAGGAGGGAGGAGAGGGTCAGGAGGGAGCATGTCTACTCGGCCAGGGCTGAGATTGAGAGGGATAGGGTCTCCGAGGTGGTGAGGACCCTCCCCCTCCACGCCAAACTAGTCCTACTGAGCATAATGATGCTGGAGGATGGCGGGAGGCCCGCCTCCACCGGTGAGATCTACGAGCGTTACAAGGAGCTCACGTCAACCCTAGGCCTGGAGCACGTGACGCTGAGGAGGGTGAGCGGTATTATCAGCGAGCTGGACATGCTCGGCATAGTGAAGAGCAGGGTGGTGAGCAGGGGGCGCTATGGCAAGACGAGAGAGGTTTCCCTGGACGCCGACAGGCTAGCGGTGGAGAACGCCCTCTCGGAGGACCCCTTCGTAGCCAGGCTGTTATAA
- a CDS encoding phosphoribosyltransferase has protein sequence MARVPVKLVDWSDIVEWSLGLSNMIRESGYEPDVVIAVSRGGFVPARLLCDFLDVTNLLSIQSQHWVEAARMAEKAILKFPYRVDLSGLKALLVDDIVDTGDTLLLAKEFIEKEWKPGELRVAALQWISSVAKFKPDYYYMEVREWAWFQYPWTRLEDTMQFITRLFREHEDLRGKAVAPEKLEEAFKEFYGIEPGSLGFYWKLALERLVEKGVLERVDGGYRLSDRSG, from the coding sequence TTGGCTAGGGTGCCCGTTAAGCTTGTAGACTGGAGCGATATTGTCGAGTGGAGCCTTGGCCTTTCCAACATGATCAGAGAGAGCGGTTACGAGCCCGACGTTGTTATTGCTGTGTCTAGGGGTGGCTTCGTGCCCGCCCGTCTGCTCTGCGACTTCCTCGACGTGACTAACCTCCTGAGTATACAGAGCCAGCACTGGGTGGAGGCGGCTAGGATGGCTGAGAAGGCTATACTGAAGTTCCCCTACCGCGTTGACCTGAGCGGCTTGAAGGCTCTCTTGGTGGACGATATAGTTGACACGGGCGATACCCTGCTCCTGGCTAAAGAGTTCATAGAGAAGGAGTGGAAGCCAGGGGAGCTTAGGGTTGCTGCGCTTCAGTGGATAAGCAGTGTCGCCAAGTTCAAGCCGGACTACTACTACATGGAGGTTAGGGAGTGGGCCTGGTTCCAGTACCCGTGGACGCGTCTGGAGGATACCATGCAGTTTATAACTAGGCTCTTCAGGGAGCACGAGGACCTCCGGGGCAAGGCGGTGGCGCCCGAGAAGCTCGAAGAGGCTTTCAAAGAGTTCTACGGTATAGAACCCGGGAGCCTAGGCTTCTACTGGAAGCTGGCATTGGAGAGGCTTGTCGAGAAAGGCGTGCTGGAGAGGGTTGATGGAGGCTACAGGCTTTCAGACAGGAGCGGCTAG
- a CDS encoding AbrB/MazE/SpoVT family DNA-binding domain-containing protein has protein sequence MNLGRGGVRRLQKLGSSSLVVTLPKEWVREMGLKQGDPVYVVVEGGSLRIVPAVDSEATAASRIRLSGLDPGDAIRVLWCAYVLGPEEVVLENAGDDVYNMLRDATSGFIGVDVVRDDDSVSISILVDPSKLDLRAVIRSVASDLRDIAELLTEAARGSSVEGEAERARIRLQRSITLAERYLMGVIGSHTGQQDARATASKLLAVNFLGLAASTLLDTVKTLSRGGGNASKDTLDVLTALSTVASEAALNVASESLKRSSEVLANIAKLRSRVEELIYSDKTSKTEAVALARVLESLRHLHLATTLIYCTLKIAQNQGAQRTA, from the coding sequence GTGAATCTCGGCAGGGGTGGTGTGAGGAGGCTCCAGAAGCTCGGTTCCAGCAGCCTGGTAGTCACGCTCCCGAAAGAGTGGGTTAGGGAGATGGGGCTTAAGCAGGGTGACCCCGTCTACGTTGTCGTTGAGGGAGGCAGCCTCCGGATAGTGCCAGCGGTCGACAGCGAGGCCACAGCCGCCTCGAGAATTAGGCTGAGCGGTCTAGACCCGGGGGACGCCATTAGAGTGCTCTGGTGCGCCTATGTCCTCGGGCCTGAGGAGGTTGTACTGGAGAATGCGGGTGACGATGTCTATAACATGCTACGCGACGCGACATCCGGGTTTATCGGAGTCGACGTAGTCAGGGACGACGACAGCGTTAGCATATCCATACTCGTAGACCCCTCCAAGCTGGATCTGAGGGCTGTTATCAGGAGCGTGGCGAGCGACCTGAGGGACATTGCAGAGCTTCTCACAGAGGCCGCCCGAGGCTCCAGCGTCGAGGGGGAGGCTGAGAGGGCCAGGATCAGGCTCCAGAGGAGCATAACCCTGGCGGAGAGGTACCTCATGGGTGTTATAGGCTCTCACACAGGCCAGCAGGATGCAAGAGCCACAGCATCAAAGCTCCTCGCAGTGAACTTCCTAGGCCTGGCAGCCTCGACGCTGCTAGACACCGTCAAGACCCTGAGCAGGGGGGGAGGCAACGCCTCGAAGGACACCCTCGACGTTCTGACAGCGCTATCCACAGTAGCATCAGAGGCGGCGCTAAACGTGGCCAGCGAGAGCCTGAAGAGGAGTAGCGAGGTCCTCGCAAACATAGCCAAGCTAAGGTCAAGGGTAGAAGAGCTAATATACAGCGACAAGACCAGCAAGACAGAAGCGGTAGCCCTAGCCCGCGTCCTAGAAAGCCTCCGCCACCTACACCTAGCCACAACACTCATATACTGCACGCTAAAAATAGCCCAAAACCAGGGAGCCCAGAGAACAGCGTAA
- a CDS encoding nucleotidyltransferase, with amino-acid sequence MVSRRGVASSLRVLLDRGFRFTIIGGTVVEYALGSRDLGDDVDLFGEEPPPLLEEEYYGVAHELGWSSGQTWLGTPRLIARAGGEEVPLEFFDNVHDFYVPEPMLERAERVVMDGVRVKMVLLEDHIVLKAHAGRGSDIERLKEIGRYVKRGRLRVSRDLVREAVEFFGDEAPVLLRRLREAGLL; translated from the coding sequence GTGGTTTCTAGGAGGGGTGTGGCCTCTTCCCTTAGGGTCCTGCTGGATAGGGGTTTCAGGTTCACTATTATAGGTGGCACCGTTGTTGAGTACGCTCTCGGAAGCAGGGATCTGGGCGATGATGTTGATCTATTTGGGGAGGAGCCTCCACCGCTGCTGGAGGAGGAGTATTACGGTGTGGCCCACGAGCTCGGGTGGTCCTCCGGCCAGACGTGGCTCGGGACTCCTAGGCTCATAGCTAGGGCGGGAGGAGAGGAAGTCCCCCTCGAGTTCTTCGACAACGTCCACGACTTCTACGTCCCGGAGCCTATGCTGGAGAGGGCGGAGAGGGTGGTTATGGATGGTGTGAGGGTTAAGATGGTGCTTCTCGAGGACCACATAGTTTTGAAGGCTCATGCAGGGAGGGGCAGCGATATAGAGAGGCTGAAGGAGATTGGAAGATATGTAAAGAGGGGCCGCCTACGTGTTAGTAGGGATCTCGTCAGGGAGGCTGTAGAGTTTTTCGGAGACGAGGCGCCAGTACTGTTGAGGAGGCTTAGAGAGGCTGGCCTGCTATGA
- a CDS encoding (Fe-S)-binding protein → MGEGLKETLEFLKVETSKCIYCGFCEPVCPTLPFGRHRGYGPRGRVFSARLVALDGKATEGDLESLYSCLLCGACMEVCPARIDIVSVVREARALITGMNRL, encoded by the coding sequence ATGGGGGAGGGTTTGAAGGAAACCCTAGAGTTCCTCAAGGTTGAAACGTCAAAATGCATATACTGCGGGTTCTGCGAGCCGGTATGCCCCACACTACCCTTCGGAAGACACAGGGGCTACGGCCCCAGGGGCCGCGTCTTCTCAGCCAGGCTAGTAGCACTAGACGGCAAGGCCACGGAGGGCGATCTAGAATCCCTATACTCGTGCCTCCTATGCGGTGCCTGCATGGAGGTGTGCCCTGCGAGGATAGATATTGTCTCCGTCGTTAGAGAGGCTAGAGCCCTCATCACCGGCATGAATAGATTATAG
- a CDS encoding antitoxin AF2212-like protein, with protein sequence MSEIEGIVKSGVIIPLKPLTELEGKKIKIKIVDAESVDAEKLYSYLRLLREGEDARDFFKI encoded by the coding sequence ATGTCTGAGATAGAGGGTATTGTTAAGAGCGGCGTGATTATTCCACTTAAACCATTAACAGAACTTGAAGGTAAGAAAATTAAAATAAAAATAGTAGATGCTGAAAGTGTCGACGCCGAGAAACTCTACTCTTATCTTCGGCTTCTAAGGGAGGGCGAAGATGCCCGGGATTTCTTCAAGATATAA
- the pyk gene encoding pyruvate kinase produces the protein MRGPVKIVATVGPSSSSASILAQMLSLGVDVARINASHGGVEQWNSMLESLRRAEEAVGKRVGVAVDLEGPRVRTGNSEPVKLEKGDLVTLGFMEGDVPVDARQFFETIDEGDIVLLDDGKIILQVESVEGFRVKARVLEGGVLGPRKGVVVRGKEPDLPPLSAKDRRALEFFADKGVSHVYVSFARSAEHVEKVRTVVRRLGLRQARIFAKIEGPSGVSRIGEIAEASDGVIIARGDLGMHYSLEELPEIQELIVWEARKRYKTVVLATEFLSSMIEKPVPTRSEVVDIYQAVLQTADALMLTGETAIGKYPVKSVQWMAKISSRAYKKLATSPPERPRPTSTPYKLALGLVELAESLDSPLVVYSKTGRFAERLASFKPLKTFYVGVPSREVERVVRHLWGAEPIVVGDYPYEAGLAKTYEKLRRENIIHGDETVVEAAWSSERGIYIIRVRNLEF, from the coding sequence ATGAGGGGGCCTGTCAAGATAGTCGCCACGGTAGGGCCATCATCATCCTCTGCCTCCATACTAGCACAGATGCTCAGCCTAGGAGTTGATGTGGCTAGGATAAACGCCAGCCACGGGGGTGTAGAGCAGTGGAATAGCATGCTGGAGTCGCTTAGGAGGGCTGAGGAGGCTGTCGGGAAGAGGGTCGGAGTGGCTGTCGACCTAGAGGGCCCTAGGGTTAGGACTGGTAACAGCGAGCCTGTTAAGCTGGAGAAGGGTGATCTCGTTACACTAGGCTTCATGGAGGGCGACGTGCCGGTTGACGCCAGACAGTTTTTCGAAACAATAGACGAGGGCGATATAGTGCTTCTCGACGACGGGAAGATAATCCTCCAGGTGGAGTCTGTGGAGGGGTTCCGGGTTAAAGCCAGGGTTCTAGAGGGTGGAGTGCTAGGGCCTAGGAAGGGCGTGGTTGTTAGAGGTAAGGAGCCCGATCTCCCGCCACTCTCGGCTAAGGATAGGAGGGCGCTCGAGTTCTTCGCTGACAAGGGGGTCAGCCACGTCTATGTGAGCTTCGCCCGCAGTGCTGAACATGTTGAGAAGGTTCGTACCGTGGTGAGAAGGCTCGGACTGAGGCAGGCCAGGATTTTCGCCAAGATAGAGGGGCCTAGCGGCGTGTCTAGGATAGGAGAGATTGCTGAGGCCAGCGATGGCGTGATAATAGCTAGAGGAGACCTCGGGATGCACTACAGCCTAGAGGAGCTCCCGGAGATTCAGGAGCTTATAGTATGGGAGGCTAGGAAGAGGTACAAGACTGTTGTGCTAGCCACGGAGTTCCTGTCAAGCATGATCGAGAAGCCGGTCCCCACTAGAAGCGAGGTAGTCGATATATACCAGGCGGTGCTTCAGACGGCGGACGCGCTCATGCTGACGGGTGAGACTGCCATAGGCAAGTACCCCGTCAAGTCTGTACAGTGGATGGCAAAGATATCCTCCCGAGCCTACAAAAAGCTGGCGACTAGCCCCCCGGAGAGGCCCAGGCCCACGTCGACCCCCTACAAGCTAGCATTGGGGCTTGTAGAGCTGGCGGAGAGCCTCGACTCCCCTCTAGTCGTCTACAGTAAGACCGGCAGGTTCGCCGAGAGGCTTGCAAGCTTCAAGCCGCTCAAAACCTTCTACGTGGGGGTGCCCAGCCGTGAGGTGGAGAGGGTTGTCAGACACCTCTGGGGGGCTGAGCCCATAGTTGTGGGCGATTATCCCTACGAAGCGGGCCTCGCCAAGACCTATGAGAAGCTTCGTAGAGAGAACATTATACACGGTGATGAAACCGTGGTTGAGGCGGCCTGGAGCAGCGAGAGGGGAATATACATAATCAGAGTTAGGAACCTGGAGTTCTAG
- a CDS encoding Nramp family divalent metal transporter gives MNESGKTIMVGKLPVGFKPEAPPPPPLKSLIIGPAIITLGLAIGSGELIFWPIMSANIGPVLLWAALISLIFQTLWTLEMARWTVWTGEHWVLQMARLHGLVSAAVLWGLFTFLAWGFGGWAAAGGRSLYVLTGGPGEESFATVFWAIILFLIVWIVALLAGVVREWVEYILTFKMLIIWIMLLVSLAVVSSVDVWADVIRGTFIPSWPSEAIPEKVPYFTLASAIAFIGAGGTTNMWYSFWVRDAGYGMGVYIGRIPGYLRGRPTQLEIVGYLPEPTQENLSRLSEWWSRVRSVFWLIFFLLNFLTAVFFVTLVYSGKKNLGIETEGVGGVEVIELQANIVAEAFGSTIMSGIFLIVAAVLLFGTQLSVTEGVARQIADSAYVAIEGFRRVFRNDIRTAYFAVITLFVIWSSLWISLINLAGIRPVLLLQLPANINLLFQIISIPLTLYFIYFVAGKSLPKEIWNAMKPHPIVPLLLVLAMLYWGFFATLGWMERFGLLG, from the coding sequence ATGAATGAATCCGGCAAGACCATCATGGTGGGGAAGCTACCCGTAGGCTTCAAGCCGGAAGCACCCCCACCTCCACCCCTCAAAAGCCTCATCATAGGACCCGCCATAATCACTCTGGGCCTAGCAATAGGCAGCGGCGAGCTGATCTTCTGGCCAATAATGTCTGCCAACATAGGTCCCGTCCTGCTGTGGGCGGCACTGATATCACTCATATTCCAGACACTCTGGACCCTCGAGATGGCAAGGTGGACAGTGTGGACGGGAGAACACTGGGTCCTGCAGATGGCGCGGCTCCACGGCCTCGTATCCGCCGCCGTACTATGGGGGCTCTTCACGTTCCTCGCATGGGGCTTCGGAGGATGGGCTGCAGCCGGGGGTAGGTCGCTCTACGTTCTCACAGGCGGACCGGGCGAGGAGAGCTTTGCAACGGTGTTCTGGGCAATAATACTGTTTCTAATAGTCTGGATCGTAGCCCTGCTTGCAGGGGTCGTCAGGGAGTGGGTGGAGTACATACTCACCTTCAAGATGCTGATAATCTGGATAATGCTGCTGGTCAGCCTTGCAGTCGTGAGCAGCGTGGACGTCTGGGCCGACGTAATAAGAGGCACTTTCATCCCGTCATGGCCCTCAGAGGCTATCCCGGAGAAAGTGCCCTACTTCACCCTGGCGTCGGCGATAGCCTTCATCGGTGCGGGAGGCACGACCAACATGTGGTACAGCTTCTGGGTGAGGGACGCAGGCTATGGGATGGGGGTGTACATAGGACGCATACCAGGCTATCTACGCGGTAGGCCCACTCAACTAGAGATTGTAGGCTACCTGCCGGAGCCAACCCAGGAGAACCTCAGCAGGCTGAGCGAGTGGTGGTCGAGAGTCAGGAGCGTGTTCTGGCTCATATTCTTCCTCCTAAACTTCCTGACAGCAGTGTTCTTCGTAACCCTAGTCTACTCGGGTAAGAAGAACTTGGGTATAGAGACGGAGGGTGTCGGAGGGGTCGAGGTTATAGAGCTTCAGGCTAACATTGTAGCGGAGGCCTTCGGCTCCACAATAATGTCCGGTATATTCCTTATAGTGGCGGCCGTCCTCCTCTTCGGAACACAGCTCAGCGTCACAGAGGGTGTTGCAAGGCAGATAGCAGACTCGGCGTACGTGGCCATCGAGGGGTTCAGACGGGTCTTCAGGAACGACATTAGAACAGCATACTTCGCCGTGATAACGCTATTCGTAATATGGAGCAGCCTTTGGATCTCACTCATAAACCTGGCTGGCATCAGGCCTGTGCTCCTACTCCAGCTACCTGCCAACATAAACCTGCTGTTCCAGATAATATCGATACCGCTAACACTATACTTCATCTACTTCGTAGCAGGCAAGAGCCTCCCGAAGGAGATCTGGAACGCCATGAAACCGCATCCAATAGTACCCCTGCTACTTGTGCTAGCTATGCTCTACTGGGGCTTCTTCGCCACTCTAGGCTGGATGGAGAGATTCGGCCTGCTAGGCTAA
- a CDS encoding FAD-binding oxidoreductase, protein MARIAEELEKIFGPEKVVSDPHIVRLYSREPSGLEGRAEAVVFPESAQDVSRLVRYAYSREVYIYPQGSSTDLAGGAFPERPGVVVSMERMRRVREVSVLDSVAVVEPGVRLWDLNVELSKYRYMFPIDPGSVKVATVGGAINTGAGGMRGARYGTMRDWVLGLEIVLPDEEGTILRVGCRTLKCRQGYDLARLIVGSEGTLAIVTEAILKITPMPENVVVVLAFFPTLRQLVDAVIEVKSRAIDTLLMEFMDVDSARLAAETLGAAIRPDGHMLLVGVPVNREASTRVLEEMVSIAKAAGAASVYTAKSMEEAEEKKLLEIRRSLFATQALLTQKQFKGRKVMMLMEDIAVPPSKLLDAVERLKELEAKYGFKTVLGGHIGDGNLHPTISYPVDDEKAKEAALKWYYDVMRMAIELGGTVSAEHGIGVLKKEALRLELERMGSVKALEIMAGIKRVFDPKGILNPGKVVAAE, encoded by the coding sequence GTGGCTCGTATAGCTGAGGAGCTTGAGAAGATTTTCGGCCCGGAGAAGGTGGTCTCAGACCCCCACATAGTGAGGCTCTACTCGAGGGAGCCTAGCGGCCTGGAGGGCCGGGCGGAGGCTGTCGTCTTCCCCGAGTCAGCCCAGGACGTGTCTAGGCTGGTGAGGTACGCCTACAGTAGGGAGGTTTACATCTACCCCCAGGGCTCCTCCACGGACCTGGCGGGGGGCGCCTTCCCCGAGAGGCCGGGAGTAGTAGTGTCTATGGAGAGGATGCGGCGTGTGCGGGAGGTCAGCGTGCTAGACTCTGTAGCTGTAGTGGAGCCTGGGGTCAGGCTTTGGGACTTGAACGTCGAGCTCTCTAAATACCGCTACATGTTCCCGATAGACCCGGGTAGCGTTAAAGTCGCCACTGTGGGCGGCGCCATAAACACTGGAGCGGGGGGGATGAGGGGGGCGCGCTACGGGACGATGAGGGACTGGGTCTTGGGGCTCGAGATAGTGCTGCCAGACGAGGAGGGCACTATACTCAGGGTGGGCTGTAGAACACTCAAGTGTAGACAGGGCTACGACCTGGCTAGGCTTATAGTGGGGAGCGAGGGGACCCTGGCGATAGTAACTGAGGCTATACTTAAGATCACGCCCATGCCGGAGAACGTTGTCGTGGTCCTGGCATTCTTCCCCACCCTGAGACAGCTGGTGGACGCGGTCATAGAGGTAAAGTCGAGGGCCATCGACACTCTACTGATGGAGTTCATGGACGTCGACTCGGCGAGACTCGCCGCCGAAACCCTGGGCGCAGCGATCAGGCCAGACGGCCACATGCTGCTGGTCGGCGTCCCTGTTAACAGGGAAGCTTCCACCAGGGTTTTGGAGGAGATGGTGTCAATAGCAAAGGCAGCGGGCGCCGCTTCTGTCTATACAGCCAAGAGTATGGAGGAGGCGGAGGAGAAGAAGCTTCTGGAGATAAGGAGGAGCCTCTTTGCAACCCAGGCTCTACTCACACAGAAGCAGTTTAAAGGGAGGAAGGTCATGATGCTCATGGAGGACATAGCGGTACCCCCCTCAAAGCTGCTCGACGCGGTTGAGAGGCTAAAGGAGCTTGAGGCAAAGTACGGATTCAAAACCGTTCTAGGAGGGCACATAGGCGACGGCAACCTACACCCGACGATAAGCTATCCGGTGGACGACGAGAAGGCCAAGGAGGCCGCGCTAAAGTGGTATTACGACGTGATGAGGATGGCCATAGAGCTGGGAGGCACAGTAAGCGCGGAGCACGGCATAGGCGTCCTTAAGAAGGAGGCGCTGAGGCTTGAGCTGGAAAGAATGGGCTCTGTTAAGGCTCTGGAAATAATGGCTGGCATAAAGAGGGTGTTCGACCCTAAGGGCATACTTAACCCCGGGAAGGTTGTAGCGGCTGAGTGA
- a CDS encoding DUF99 family protein produces the protein MAGVVVGCDDGRVEKLGPQAGFTAVACISWDNRLRLPLAGSLGLVRVDGVDATSVLAGLVLRLGAAGRPVLLDSLTIGGFNIVSPPGVERLTGSPVLAVYNYRPSLERLESGLRSSRLPLAGVRARVLSLVEEAAEASTPHGPVYLVAWGLEASEARRLVLETQVYGRKPEPVRIAHYTASEASEALRRV, from the coding sequence TTGGCCGGTGTAGTCGTGGGGTGTGACGACGGCCGGGTCGAGAAGCTGGGGCCGCAGGCCGGGTTCACTGCGGTGGCCTGCATATCCTGGGATAACAGGCTACGTCTCCCGTTGGCCGGAAGCCTGGGCCTGGTTAGGGTTGATGGTGTGGACGCTACAAGCGTGCTAGCAGGGCTGGTATTAAGGCTCGGCGCTGCTGGCAGGCCTGTTCTCCTAGACAGCCTGACTATAGGTGGGTTTAACATAGTCTCGCCCCCGGGGGTTGAGAGGCTTACAGGCAGCCCAGTCCTCGCCGTCTACAACTACAGGCCTTCCCTCGAGAGGCTAGAGTCGGGGTTGAGGTCCTCACGCCTCCCCCTCGCGGGTGTTAGGGCTAGGGTTCTGAGCCTTGTAGAGGAGGCTGCTGAGGCCTCGACACCCCACGGTCCGGTCTACCTAGTGGCCTGGGGTCTGGAGGCCTCGGAGGCTAGGAGGCTTGTTCTGGAGACTCAGGTTTATGGTAGGAAGCCTGAGCCTGTGAGGATAGCGCACTACACTGCCTCTGAAGCCTCTGAGGCACTGAGGCGGGTGTAG